In a genomic window of Roseiflexus castenholzii DSM 13941:
- a CDS encoding tRNA uridine-5-carboxymethylaminomethyl modification enzyme MnmG/GidA: MDSIHPFIYDLIVVGAGHAGCEAAHAAARMGCRTLLLTIDLDKLAHMSCNPSIGGPAKGHLVREIDALGGLMGRVTDRTFIQIRLLNESKGPAVQAPRAQADKRLYAKVMKETLETTPNLDLRQAMIERILLPQPPGRNGSAAPADDPAGVQPGHYAVITHTRRVYQSRALVLTTGTFLRGRAITGEAIWGAGRAGEAPATALGEDLAALGFPLVRLKTGTPPRIDARTIDFSQTSVQQGSPTPLFFGHYYRVLGEIPPEPAFTGAPACAYPEPLRAAWRPQLPCYLVHTTPEFHEIVRRNLDRAPLFSGIIEGVGPRYCPSIEDKIVRFADKERHGLFLEPEGWSTHEVYVQGCNTSLPEDVQWAMLRSIPALRRVELMRAGYAIEYDALATGEIAADMSSRRIPGLFFAGQINGTTGYEEAAAQGLMAGINAARFIQGKPPIILRRDEAYIGVLIDDLITKEIREPYRMFTSRAEHRLLLRTDNADLRLTRLAGELGLVDRERVEAVERKREESERLLRVLRGQRLFPSAATNARLSDVGIAPLSSEMSAEDVLRRPEVRYEQLRQALDLPACDADIAEQVEIEAKYGGYLQKQQREVERLRRMEARRIPPDFDFTALRGLRNEARQTLQRFRPATVGQAARLAGINPADVAILIVALERRGRRDMALDVRSGA; the protein is encoded by the coding sequence ATGGATAGCATTCATCCGTTCATCTATGACCTGATTGTCGTCGGCGCCGGCCACGCCGGATGCGAAGCAGCGCACGCCGCTGCGCGCATGGGATGCCGCACCCTGCTCCTGACGATCGACCTCGACAAGCTGGCGCACATGTCGTGCAATCCGTCGATTGGCGGTCCGGCGAAAGGGCATCTGGTGCGTGAGATCGATGCACTTGGCGGCTTGATGGGGCGTGTGACCGACCGTACCTTTATTCAGATTCGCCTGCTCAACGAGAGCAAAGGACCGGCGGTGCAGGCGCCGCGCGCACAGGCGGACAAGCGCCTCTACGCGAAAGTGATGAAAGAAACGCTCGAAACGACGCCAAATCTCGATCTGCGGCAGGCGATGATCGAGCGTATTCTTCTTCCGCAACCACCCGGACGCAACGGCAGCGCTGCACCGGCAGACGATCCAGCGGGCGTGCAACCCGGACACTATGCGGTTATCACTCACACCCGCAGAGTGTACCAGAGCAGGGCGCTGGTGCTGACAACCGGCACGTTCCTGCGCGGGCGGGCAATTACCGGTGAAGCGATCTGGGGCGCGGGACGGGCGGGTGAAGCGCCCGCCACGGCGCTCGGCGAAGACCTGGCGGCGCTGGGTTTTCCGCTCGTGCGCCTCAAAACCGGCACGCCGCCACGCATCGACGCGCGCACCATCGATTTTTCGCAGACCAGTGTGCAGCAGGGTAGTCCGACGCCACTGTTCTTCGGGCATTACTACCGCGTGCTGGGAGAAATCCCTCCCGAACCGGCATTCACCGGCGCACCCGCCTGTGCCTACCCGGAACCGCTCCGCGCTGCCTGGCGACCACAGTTGCCTTGCTACCTGGTGCACACCACGCCGGAGTTTCACGAGATTGTGCGGCGCAACCTCGACCGCGCGCCGCTGTTTAGCGGCATCATCGAAGGCGTGGGTCCGCGTTACTGTCCCTCGATTGAGGACAAGATCGTGCGCTTTGCCGACAAGGAACGCCACGGCTTATTTCTCGAACCCGAAGGCTGGTCGACGCACGAGGTCTATGTGCAGGGATGCAACACCTCGCTGCCAGAAGACGTGCAGTGGGCAATGCTGCGCAGCATTCCGGCATTGCGCCGCGTTGAGCTGATGCGCGCAGGGTATGCTATCGAATACGATGCGCTTGCAACCGGCGAAATCGCTGCGGATATGTCGTCGCGCCGCATCCCCGGGTTGTTCTTCGCCGGTCAGATCAACGGTACGACCGGCTACGAAGAAGCCGCTGCGCAGGGGTTGATGGCTGGCATCAACGCGGCGCGCTTCATTCAGGGGAAGCCGCCGATTATTCTACGGCGCGATGAAGCCTATATTGGCGTCCTGATCGACGACCTGATCACGAAAGAGATCCGCGAACCCTATCGTATGTTCACCTCGCGCGCAGAACACCGTCTCCTGCTCCGCACCGATAATGCCGACCTGCGATTGACCCGCCTGGCGGGTGAACTGGGGCTGGTTGACCGTGAGCGCGTTGAGGCGGTCGAGCGCAAGCGCGAGGAGAGTGAACGGCTCTTGCGCGTGTTGCGCGGGCAGCGCCTGTTTCCGTCGGCAGCGACCAATGCCCGCCTGAGTGATGTCGGCATTGCGCCGCTCAGTAGTGAAATGAGCGCCGAAGATGTGCTGCGCCGTCCCGAGGTGCGCTATGAGCAACTTCGACAGGCGCTCGACCTGCCTGCATGCGACGCCGACATTGCAGAGCAGGTGGAGATCGAAGCGAAGTATGGCGGGTACCTGCAAAAACAGCAGCGTGAAGTCGAACGGCTGCGGCGTATGGAAGCGCGCCGCATTCCGCCTGATTTCGACTTCACGGCGCTGCGCGGGTTGCGCAACGAAGCGCGTCAGACACTCCAACGCTTCCGCCCGGCGACCGTCGGGCAGGCGGCGCGGCTGGCAGGGATCAACCCGGCTGATGTGGCGATCCTGATTGTTGCGCTCGAACGGCGGGGACGACGGGATATGGCGCTCGATGTCAGATCAGGCGCGTGA
- a CDS encoding cyclic nucleotide-binding domain-containing protein — translation MGSKSAPFERQSVDTLSGEAVMRYREQRQQQTQALAHLDCLRGVAPDTLARMAACATLRAFMPGTVITNEQHPLASLMLIVQGAVSLTLHDRAGREVLIGILERGDCLGVASLFGDRFRGATVRAETVCYLVQIPLADVRTMLPTAPELERALRQIYQQRLVESTLGRVPLFSRLSPVERIHIARALRPMQYSRGSIVLHQGAIGDALYIVMSGQVVVEQNGQAIAYLEEGDFFGEMSLLTRQPHNADVRALTPVEALALPAQDLDDLLASQPELAKQLRDVVEQRKASSRAIQSDVERQAQLMAMLEHGWRRGTHVLVRDLSLCKPGCTICEHACASRHGSSRIHFSGLMLNGMEVANACRQCRVGAECVEACPEDAIVWNDSGALMITDACTGCGECVPACPYDAVHLKPVAAAHQSSLWGLWQRWQRWRTPVIHLEAAHQPHQRAHKCDLCHGYHDLACVSACPTGALRLAPVEEVFPL, via the coding sequence ATGGGATCGAAGAGCGCACCGTTTGAGCGTCAGAGCGTTGACACCCTATCGGGTGAAGCAGTGATGCGCTATCGAGAGCAACGTCAGCAACAGACGCAGGCGCTGGCGCATCTCGATTGTCTGCGGGGTGTCGCTCCCGATACGCTGGCGCGCATGGCAGCCTGCGCCACGCTACGTGCATTCATGCCTGGAACGGTCATTACGAATGAACAGCATCCGCTTGCCTCGCTCATGCTCATTGTGCAGGGCGCTGTCAGTTTGACGCTCCATGACCGTGCCGGGCGTGAGGTGTTGATCGGCATTCTCGAACGTGGCGATTGTCTTGGCGTGGCATCATTGTTTGGCGACCGGTTTCGTGGAGCGACGGTGCGCGCCGAAACCGTGTGTTACCTGGTGCAGATTCCACTGGCGGATGTGCGGACGATGCTCCCCACTGCGCCGGAACTGGAACGAGCACTGCGTCAGATCTATCAGCAACGGTTGGTCGAAAGCACGCTGGGACGCGTGCCGCTCTTCAGTCGTCTGTCGCCGGTCGAACGCATCCATATTGCCCGCGCGCTTCGCCCAATGCAGTACAGCCGCGGCTCGATTGTGCTGCATCAGGGCGCCATTGGCGACGCACTGTATATCGTGATGTCCGGGCAGGTGGTGGTTGAGCAAAACGGGCAGGCGATCGCGTACCTGGAAGAGGGGGACTTCTTTGGTGAAATGTCGCTGTTGACCCGCCAGCCGCACAATGCCGATGTGCGAGCGCTGACGCCGGTCGAGGCGCTGGCATTGCCCGCGCAGGACCTCGACGATCTGCTGGCGAGCCAACCAGAACTGGCGAAGCAATTGCGCGACGTCGTCGAGCAGCGAAAGGCGTCCAGCCGTGCTATTCAGAGCGATGTGGAACGTCAGGCGCAACTGATGGCGATGCTCGAACATGGATGGCGTCGGGGCACCCATGTGCTGGTGCGCGACCTGAGTCTGTGCAAACCGGGATGTACTATTTGTGAGCATGCGTGTGCATCGCGCCACGGTTCCAGTCGTATTCATTTTTCCGGTCTGATGCTGAATGGGATGGAGGTCGCCAATGCATGCCGGCAGTGCCGGGTCGGCGCCGAATGTGTCGAAGCCTGCCCGGAGGATGCGATTGTCTGGAATGATAGCGGGGCGCTGATGATTACCGATGCCTGCACCGGTTGTGGCGAATGTGTGCCAGCCTGTCCCTACGATGCAGTGCATCTGAAGCCTGTTGCTGCGGCGCATCAGTCGTCGCTGTGGGGGTTGTGGCAACGGTGGCAGCGTTGGAGAACACCGGTTATTCATCTGGAAGCGGCGCATCAACCACACCAGCGCGCTCATAAATGCGATCTCTGTCACGGCTACCACGATCTGGCGTGCGTCAGCGCCTGCCCAACCGGAGCGTTGCGTCTGGCGCCGGTTGAGGAAGTTTTCCCGTTGTGA
- the accB gene encoding acetyl-CoA carboxylase biotin carboxyl carrier protein, with amino-acid sequence MNEGERDLTISIEEEFGLSAVRELLRIISETDVSEISIERGTTRLHIKRGPSLHHHSPAPMFITPSTAAHVQPSAPPIGMVQAPVQTPPPVTPAPEPDALPPGNIIAAPMVGTFYAAPSPKDPPYVQEGDVIHVGDRVGIIEAMKMMNEIESEFAGRVAKILVQNAQPVEYGQPLMVIEPLS; translated from the coding sequence ATGAACGAAGGCGAGCGCGATCTGACCATATCAATCGAGGAGGAGTTCGGTCTGAGCGCTGTGCGCGAACTGTTGCGGATCATCAGCGAAACGGACGTCAGCGAAATCTCGATTGAGCGTGGAACGACACGACTCCACATCAAACGTGGACCGTCTCTCCATCACCATTCGCCGGCGCCGATGTTCATCACGCCATCGACCGCCGCCCATGTGCAGCCATCGGCGCCGCCCATCGGCATGGTGCAGGCGCCGGTGCAGACGCCGCCGCCTGTCACACCTGCTCCAGAACCGGATGCATTGCCGCCAGGAAACATCATTGCGGCGCCGATGGTTGGAACGTTCTATGCAGCGCCATCGCCGAAGGATCCGCCCTATGTCCAGGAAGGTGATGTCATTCATGTCGGCGACCGGGTTGGCATTATTGAAGCCATGAAGATGATGAACGAGATCGAAAGCGAATTCGCCGGTCGGGTGGCGAAGATTCTGGTCCAGAATGCACAACCGGTGGAGTACGGACAACCGTTGATGGTGATCGAACCGTTGTCCTGA
- a CDS encoding NAD(P)H-dependent amine dehydrogenase family protein, translated as MTTRVVCYGLGPIGMGIARLACTRSGIQIVGAIDVDPQKAGRDLGELLGRSAIGVTVSIDAARTLSRVHPDVVLHATQSSLAAVAPQLRECITAGANVISTCEELAYPWSAQPQLAADLDAAARAAGVTLLGTGVNPGYAMDALPLMLTAACAEVRAMRVLRIVDAAQRRGPLQRKIGAGLTPDEFAQRVREGAVRHVGLAESLHMIAATLGWQLDAGDDTIMPILAGCAVVTEHVSVEAGQVAGVHQIARGYIGEREVITLDLRMYVGAPDPQDTVEIDGNPPLRMTIAGGIHGDIATAAIAVNTIASIRKAEPGLLSMTDVPLVHYW; from the coding sequence ATGACGACTCGCGTCGTTTGTTACGGTCTCGGACCGATCGGCATGGGCATTGCTCGTCTGGCGTGTACGCGATCTGGCATTCAGATCGTCGGCGCAATCGATGTCGATCCGCAAAAAGCCGGGCGCGACCTTGGCGAACTGTTGGGACGCAGCGCCATTGGTGTGACGGTCAGCATCGATGCGGCGAGAACATTGAGCCGCGTCCACCCTGATGTCGTGCTGCACGCCACACAATCGTCGCTTGCCGCCGTGGCGCCGCAACTCCGGGAATGCATCACCGCTGGCGCGAACGTCATTTCGACGTGTGAGGAGCTCGCCTACCCGTGGAGTGCGCAGCCGCAACTTGCAGCAGACCTCGACGCTGCCGCGCGCGCGGCTGGCGTAACGCTGCTCGGCACAGGGGTCAACCCCGGATACGCAATGGATGCGTTGCCCCTTATGCTGACGGCGGCATGCGCTGAGGTGCGCGCCATGCGGGTATTGCGCATTGTAGACGCCGCACAGCGGCGTGGTCCTTTGCAGCGCAAGATTGGCGCCGGGTTGACCCCGGACGAGTTCGCGCAGCGGGTGCGCGAAGGCGCCGTGCGTCACGTCGGGCTGGCCGAGTCGTTGCACATGATTGCCGCCACCCTTGGATGGCAACTTGATGCCGGGGATGACACGATTATGCCGATCCTTGCCGGGTGCGCCGTCGTAACCGAGCACGTGTCGGTGGAAGCCGGGCAGGTTGCCGGCGTGCATCAGATTGCGCGCGGCTATATTGGCGAGCGCGAAGTCATTACACTCGATCTGCGCATGTATGTCGGCGCGCCAGACCCGCAAGATACCGTCGAAATCGATGGCAACCCACCGCTGCGCATGACGATTGCAGGCGGCATTCATGGCGACATTGCAACCGCCGCGATTGCGGTCAATACCATTGCCAGCATACGGAAAGCAGAACCCGGCTTGTTGAGCATGACCGACGTGCCGCTCGTTCATTACTGGTAA
- the puhE gene encoding putative photosynthetic complex assembly protein PuhE, translated as MPDISPMLIRHLAPLLYALALWWVSTAVIILLYRLPQRTYRLSFAAITVVALASLAGIWLARENTGVWGAYLGFTGGTLVWGWQLAGFYMGFVTGPREEPFVWHPSDIVRFGQAVHASLHHELTALAGVGVLAALSWGAPNMLGLWTYLLLWLMHLAAKINIFLGARNFHAGLLPDHLRHLGVFFRYRPMNLFFPLSVTGAIVIATLLWRWALHPDATDYQAVAGTLLGFLTLLGLLEIWLLMTPPVGKAWGERRVDAG; from the coding sequence ATGCCTGACATCTCTCCCATGCTTATCCGCCACCTCGCGCCGCTGCTCTACGCACTGGCGCTCTGGTGGGTTTCGACTGCCGTCATCATTCTGCTCTACCGCCTGCCGCAGCGCACCTACCGCCTGAGTTTCGCCGCCATCACTGTGGTTGCACTCGCATCGCTCGCCGGTATCTGGCTGGCACGGGAGAATACCGGTGTGTGGGGAGCGTATCTGGGGTTTACCGGCGGGACGCTGGTGTGGGGATGGCAACTCGCCGGTTTCTATATGGGGTTCGTGACCGGTCCGCGCGAGGAGCCGTTTGTCTGGCATCCAAGCGATATCGTTCGTTTTGGGCAGGCGGTGCATGCGAGCCTGCACCACGAACTCACAGCATTGGCAGGCGTCGGCGTCCTGGCGGCGCTCAGTTGGGGCGCGCCGAATATGCTGGGATTATGGACGTATCTGTTGCTCTGGCTTATGCACCTGGCTGCCAAGATCAACATCTTTCTGGGAGCGCGCAATTTTCATGCCGGCTTGCTGCCGGATCACCTTCGTCATCTGGGGGTCTTTTTTCGCTATCGCCCGATGAACCTGTTTTTCCCCCTTTCGGTCACCGGCGCCATCGTGATAGCGACATTGCTCTGGCGTTGGGCGTTGCACCCGGATGCAACCGACTATCAGGCGGTCGCGGGAACGCTGCTTGGGTTCCTGACATTGCTGGGTCTGCTCGAAATCTGGTTGCTCATGACCCCGCCGGTGGGCAAGGCGTGGGGTGAGCGCCGGGTGGATGCCGGATAG
- a CDS encoding BCD family MFS transporter, producing MATGTQRLAGLAQRVGAWVSDHQAIRWWLSVLRLGLFQLGMGIALAPITGTLNRVLIGDLYVPAAIVASLMAIHYFVSPVRAIFGYQSDVHRAKGRWRTPYVVLGAVLTYGGLATAPFSLILLGPDSSMPFAVALVVCAAIFLAYGIGVNIVETTYLALVSDITPPRERGKVLAVLWMMLVVGTIVSSIIVGAILENYSPVLLIQVMQGSAVVFAVLTAISLLGRERLRADGTLVSHTDEIRVRLTLVEQLRVVWQQPGLRALFVVLFGGTLALATHDVLLEPYGGQVLGMSVAATTRLTALWGVAMITGITVAGLLLWRGQSPISLIIGGCAVGALGFLVVIAAGGSLDVTVFRGGVVFIGIGRGLFIVASVALIMTLADRAHAGLFIGLWGVTQALAQGFGTVGGGLARDIVQLQTGSILLGYTVVYATSLVILLITLGLIAALRLGRQLREGTVRSPWSGLQDLPGDQILF from the coding sequence ATGGCGACTGGAACCCAACGACTGGCAGGACTGGCGCAGCGGGTTGGCGCATGGGTAAGCGATCATCAGGCGATACGATGGTGGCTGAGTGTTCTGCGCCTGGGGCTTTTTCAACTTGGCATGGGAATTGCGCTGGCGCCGATCACCGGTACGCTCAACCGCGTGTTGATCGGTGATTTGTATGTTCCTGCCGCGATTGTCGCGTCGCTCATGGCGATTCACTACTTTGTCTCGCCGGTGCGCGCCATCTTTGGCTATCAGTCGGATGTGCATCGCGCGAAGGGGCGCTGGCGCACGCCGTATGTGGTCCTGGGCGCGGTGCTGACGTATGGCGGTCTGGCGACCGCGCCGTTTTCGTTGATCCTGCTGGGTCCCGATAGTTCGATGCCCTTTGCGGTTGCGCTCGTCGTTTGCGCTGCCATCTTTCTGGCATATGGCATTGGCGTCAATATTGTCGAGACGACGTATCTAGCGTTGGTCAGTGATATTACGCCGCCGCGCGAACGGGGCAAGGTGCTGGCAGTGTTATGGATGATGCTGGTCGTCGGGACGATTGTCAGTTCGATCATTGTTGGCGCCATTCTCGAAAACTATTCACCGGTGCTGTTGATCCAGGTAATGCAGGGTTCGGCGGTGGTCTTCGCGGTTCTGACCGCGATCTCTCTGCTTGGGCGCGAGCGATTGCGCGCGGATGGGACGCTCGTCAGTCATACCGATGAGATTCGGGTGCGGTTGACGCTGGTCGAGCAACTGCGCGTGGTCTGGCAGCAGCCTGGATTGCGTGCGTTGTTCGTCGTTCTGTTTGGCGGAACGCTGGCGCTCGCCACGCACGATGTGCTCCTGGAGCCGTATGGCGGTCAGGTGCTGGGCATGAGCGTCGCAGCGACGACCCGGTTGACGGCGCTCTGGGGTGTGGCAATGATTACAGGCATCACGGTGGCAGGTCTGCTTCTGTGGCGTGGGCAGTCGCCTATCAGCCTGATAATTGGTGGATGCGCCGTTGGCGCTTTGGGTTTTCTGGTCGTTATTGCCGCCGGCGGGAGCCTCGATGTGACTGTGTTTCGCGGCGGCGTGGTCTTTATTGGCATCGGGCGCGGGTTGTTCATCGTTGCTTCGGTGGCGCTGATCATGACGCTTGCGGATCGGGCGCACGCCGGGTTGTTCATTGGTTTGTGGGGTGTGACGCAGGCGCTGGCGCAGGGGTTTGGCACTGTGGGCGGCGGTCTGGCGCGTGATATTGTTCAGTTGCAAACCGGCAGTATTCTGCTGGGGTATACCGTAGTTTACGCGACATCGCTCGTCATTCTCCTGATTACGCTTGGCTTGATCGCGGCATTGCGCCTGGGTCGCCAGTTGCGCGAGGGTACGGTTCGTTCGCCGTGGTCGGGATTGCAGGATTTGCCCGGTGATCAGATTCTGTTCTGA
- a CDS encoding ROK family protein: MNLVIGLDFGGTKLAAGLVDLTHGVVLARRTIPTPVAAGAPASLDAMLAMARELMDSAPAPVQGVGVSFGGPVAADGRTVRFSMHVAGWEQMPLAARIEALLGLPAAVANDGDAAALAEFHFGAGRGVQHLLYLTVSTGIGGGIIIGGRLHRGERAWAGEAGHQTLKPDGPPCPCGRNGCLEALASGLSIAREARLRLRGPDGAFSVLATIPPDALTAQHVAEAAASGDALARAVWNEAMGWLGIGIASAANLLNPGRVVLGGGLTRAGALLFDPVRHVVAQRAMDPELSIMPAALGDDVGILGGAALLRES, encoded by the coding sequence ATGAACCTCGTTATTGGTCTCGATTTTGGCGGCACAAAACTTGCCGCCGGTCTCGTCGATCTGACGCATGGCGTAGTGCTGGCGCGCCGCACCATACCGACGCCGGTGGCTGCCGGCGCACCTGCCAGCCTGGATGCAATGCTGGCAATGGCACGCGAATTGATGGATTCGGCGCCAGCGCCGGTTCAGGGCGTTGGCGTCAGTTTTGGCGGACCGGTAGCCGCCGATGGACGCACGGTGCGTTTCTCGATGCACGTCGCCGGATGGGAACAGATGCCGCTGGCGGCGCGCATCGAGGCTTTGCTGGGATTGCCTGCGGCAGTCGCAAACGATGGCGATGCAGCGGCGCTCGCCGAGTTTCACTTCGGCGCCGGGCGGGGCGTGCAGCACCTTCTTTACCTGACGGTGAGCACCGGCATCGGTGGCGGTATCATCATTGGCGGGCGGTTACATCGTGGCGAGCGCGCATGGGCGGGCGAAGCGGGGCATCAGACGCTGAAGCCAGATGGACCACCCTGCCCGTGTGGACGCAACGGATGCCTGGAGGCGCTGGCATCGGGATTGTCGATTGCGCGAGAGGCGCGCCTGCGGTTGCGTGGTCCTGACGGTGCGTTCAGTGTGTTGGCGACTATCCCGCCCGATGCGCTGACGGCGCAACACGTGGCGGAAGCCGCCGCCAGCGGCGACGCGCTGGCGCGCGCTGTGTGGAACGAGGCAATGGGCTGGCTAGGGATCGGTATCGCTTCAGCCGCCAACCTGCTCAACCCTGGACGGGTGGTGCTCGGCGGCGGGTTGACCCGCGCTGGCGCCTTGCTGTTCGATCCGGTGCGCCATGTGGTTGCGCAGCGTGCTATGGACCCGGAATTGAGCATCATGCCTGCGGCGCTCGGCGACGATGTCGGCATTCTGGGGGGAGCGGCGCTGCTGCGCGAATCTTGA
- a CDS encoding response regulator has product MNIPTILIIDDDVVLLARLATQLKEAGYETFQATCVRQAEQALAGATVDLALLEPAVDHRAGWEFLPRLAKRVPTIVMSGDGLEEDVVRGLDAGAVDYLTKPFRAGELIARLRVHLRLRSGNDTTVSPGAPAAGQPASESRSDSSDVAARVIDLGDDDDVLDATVERRSGAPESSAGQPTPALSTERLRRKRSPEGAEDEPIFIPHAEERGLIGNHTPMDVDELRAHELEQLPLGARLRAARQRRRITLVQAELDTKIRMSYIQAMEEEKFSLLPHGAMTEAMVKTYASYLGLNVTHALEEYRQRHYSAPVEPLPALGGTFLPRSATPWWMWAAVVALALAIGIGGIIALDPAGVAALGDRARALFSPPTATPSPTLTPTFSPTATSSPTVTPSPTPTATFTPSPTPEPTTTPAPTLTPTITPRPQPTPRPQPTPEPPTPEPPTPEPPTPEPPPVQP; this is encoded by the coding sequence ATGAATATTCCGACCATTCTGATCATCGATGACGATGTGGTGTTGCTGGCACGGCTGGCAACGCAACTGAAAGAGGCAGGGTACGAGACGTTCCAGGCGACCTGTGTGCGGCAGGCGGAACAGGCGCTTGCCGGGGCGACGGTCGATCTGGCGCTGCTGGAACCTGCTGTTGATCATCGCGCCGGATGGGAGTTCCTCCCGCGCCTGGCAAAGCGTGTGCCGACCATCGTGATGAGTGGTGATGGTCTCGAAGAAGATGTGGTTCGCGGGTTGGACGCCGGCGCTGTCGATTATCTTACGAAGCCGTTTCGTGCCGGTGAATTAATTGCGCGTTTGCGCGTGCATCTGCGGTTGCGATCCGGCAACGACACGACTGTTTCGCCCGGTGCGCCTGCTGCCGGGCAACCGGCATCCGAGTCGCGCTCAGATTCGTCCGACGTTGCTGCCCGAGTCATCGATCTGGGTGACGATGATGATGTGCTCGACGCGACAGTGGAGCGCAGGTCTGGCGCGCCGGAATCTTCTGCCGGGCAACCGACTCCGGCGTTGTCCACCGAACGCCTGCGTCGCAAGCGTTCCCCAGAGGGCGCAGAGGACGAGCCGATATTCATTCCCCATGCTGAGGAACGCGGCTTGATCGGCAATCACACGCCAATGGATGTTGATGAGTTGCGCGCGCACGAGTTGGAGCAGTTGCCGCTTGGCGCCCGCCTCCGCGCTGCACGTCAACGCCGCCGTATCACACTGGTGCAGGCGGAACTCGACACCAAAATCCGAATGTCCTACATCCAGGCGATGGAGGAAGAAAAGTTCTCGTTGCTGCCGCATGGCGCTATGACGGAGGCGATGGTCAAGACCTATGCCTCATATCTTGGGCTGAATGTGACCCATGCGCTCGAGGAGTATCGCCAGCGGCACTATAGCGCACCGGTTGAACCGTTGCCCGCTCTCGGCGGCACATTTCTGCCACGTTCCGCAACGCCCTGGTGGATGTGGGCAGCCGTCGTCGCGCTGGCGCTGGCGATTGGTATCGGCGGCATCATAGCGCTCGATCCGGCAGGCGTGGCTGCGCTTGGCGATCGCGCGCGCGCGCTCTTTTCACCACCGACTGCAACCCCATCACCAACGCTGACGCCAACGTTTTCGCCAACAGCGACCTCCTCGCCAACGGTCACGCCAAGCCCGACGCCAACGGCGACCTTCACGCCAAGTCCAACGCCGGAACCCACAACCACGCCAGCGCCGACTTTGACGCCAACAATCACGCCGCGCCCACAACCGACGCCGCGCCCACAGCCGACCCCTGAGCCGCCGACCCCTGAACCGCCGACCCCTGAACCGCCGACCCCTGAACCGCCGCCGGTTCAGCCGTGA
- a CDS encoding D-sedoheptulose-7-phosphate isomerase, whose product MRVDQYLTSLAATLAAVPREPLRAVEEALWQTYLRDGTIIICGNGGSAANASHFACDLAKWTLTDGRRRVRAIALTDNVPVMTAWSNDSAYERVFVEQVISLYRPGDTLVAISGSGNSPNVLRAVEWMAAQGATTIGLTGFAGGKLAGLAQIVVVVPSHCMPEVEDAHSAICHSLAVALGERISAEPV is encoded by the coding sequence ATGAGAGTCGACCAGTATCTCACATCACTGGCAGCAACACTCGCAGCCGTTCCTCGCGAGCCGTTGCGCGCGGTCGAAGAGGCGTTGTGGCAGACATACCTGCGCGATGGGACGATCATTATCTGCGGGAACGGCGGCAGCGCCGCGAATGCCTCGCATTTTGCATGCGATTTGGCAAAATGGACGCTTACAGATGGCCGTCGGCGTGTGCGCGCCATTGCGTTGACCGATAACGTACCGGTGATGACCGCCTGGTCGAACGATTCCGCGTATGAGCGTGTCTTTGTTGAGCAGGTCATATCGCTCTATCGTCCTGGCGACACGCTCGTGGCAATTTCGGGGAGCGGCAATTCGCCAAATGTGCTGCGCGCGGTCGAATGGATGGCAGCGCAAGGCGCCACCACCATCGGGTTGACCGGTTTCGCGGGCGGCAAACTGGCGGGTCTGGCGCAGATCGTGGTTGTGGTTCCCAGCCATTGTATGCCCGAAGTCGAAGACGCTCACTCCGCCATCTGCCATAGCCTGGCGGTGGCGCTTGGTGAGCGGATCAGCGCCGAACCGGTATGA